The nucleotide window TCGACCCGTAACGTAGGCCAGGGATGAAGCAACGCCTCAACATATTATATGAATGATACTAGCCAGAATGGTTGTTACGCTGATATAGCTGTGTACCTGGCTGGTTGAGGTCTCCGGATAGTGTTTTCCGGCGGTCCTCTGAAGATCATAATGGTCCTTGTATTCCGATGAGCAAGTGAATGGCAATCAATCGAAAACCCGTGTCTCGGATATATTTCGGGGAAGGGTTTGATGTAAATGTTGATGTGTTAATGTGTTAATGTGATGATAATAATATGGTGGCTATTGCGTCCTATCGTCTATGCGGTTTACTCGTGGTATCAAATCCCCAAACGCCAGTCTATATGCGATGTGCTCGCTCTTGGATATCTACAATTGAACAAAGGAAAAAAGAAGTCGCTGACCTAAGTCAGGAAAGTGAATGTCGTGTTGTCGGACTCAAGTCCGTCAGCCGATGAAACTCGTCCAATGAGTCCGAAACGCTGCTGATGTTGAATTCCGGTAGCAGGTGCATCACATGGGACACTTTTGCTGGCCGTGCCCACGCTCTGCCCTGGTCTCCATAACTCTTGTCTTTACAGCTGGCACGTGTTCTGCTTCAGCTCCATTCTCCTCCTTGGCAGCGGCTCTCTGGTTGAGCAGGCTGAGATAGGTTTGCCAGCCGATTGCGATGACGCCGCCGAATATGCTCCTGTACTGAAGCGGTATGTACGTGAAGCTAAAGGCCGTGATGGCGGGCCAGACTTTGCAGCTGTTGAGCCAGCTTGTTGGAACTGTGTTCTTGATTCGTTCGACAATCTCGGCACCGGATGCGCCTGAAAGAAGGGATTGCATGCCGAAGAAGTACGAGTTGAACAAGGGAGTGAAGAAGGCTTGGTTTATAGTAACCTGGGCATTGTTAGCGTACGCAACTAGCGGTGGGGAAGAAGATACACACCTTTGTCGTTATGGAGAGCAACTTTGAGCTGTAGTTGAAATTGTTGGACAGCCACAAGAACCACTTGTACGATGGAATGGAGCTCAATCCTCCGATGACAAGTGCGCGACCCGTACGTGCCCAGTCGCGGTTGTTGCTCCATTCCTGGACCCATCCTTTTTCCTCGGCATCATCCGCAAGTGCCAGACTTTCGGCCGTGGTGGGAGTAGGCGAGATACTCTGCGCCACCAAATCCCCAACAAAATAAATGACCAGCGAAGATATCAACTGTGTCATGTACGGCTTTCTTTGTTGCACGCGACCATATGCGCGGAAGGGTTCGATGATGGGTTGAAGCCAAAGCCAGCTCGGGCCGGGAATTGTCTGCGCACTCTCATTGATTTGGCCGGCGTTTGGTCGTGGGGCATTGTAGCGACGTGATGTGTGCGGGTTGAATCGGAAGCGTGTGTGTTCAAAGGGTGAAGGAGTTCCGGTATTGCCGTTCCGAGGAGAAGGGGCGTTCGGAATGCGACGTAGACTCACGCGGACCCAGGCGCTGGAAGGAGCGATCATGATG belongs to Pyrenophora tritici-repentis strain M4 chromosome 10, whole genome shotgun sequence and includes:
- a CDS encoding Mpv17-PMP22 domain containing protein, which encodes MIAPSSAWVRVSLRRIPNAPSPRNGNTGTPSPFEHTRFRFNPHTSRRYNAPRPNAGQINESAQTIPGPSWLWLQPIIEPFRAYGRVQQRKPYMTQLISSLVIYFVGDLVAQSISPTPTTAESLALADDAEEKGWVQEWSNNRDWARTGRALVIGGLSSIPSYKWFLWLSNNFNYSSKLLSITTKVTINQAFFTPLFNSYFFGMQSLLSGASGAEIVERIKNTVPTSWLNSCKVWPAITAFSFTYIPLQYRSIFGGVIAIGWQTYLSLLNQRAAAKEENGAEAEHVPAVKTRVMETRAERGHGQQKCPM